The Choristoneura fumiferana chromosome 5, NRCan_CFum_1, whole genome shotgun sequence region CATTGCTTCTATATCTTTCGGACAAGAAAGACCTTTTGTACTCAAACATAAAGACGCAAGAAAAGCGGGACCTGATAAAAAACCTATACCTCCAGGtataacacattttatttcagatCTTCATACTTATTAATAGTTACAGAGTCATCAATGTTTCGAAGCTTATTGAACATGTAACGCAACAAACGGGCTTCGTATGTGACTGTTTGCTTTGCTTTTGTATTTGCGTCTTCTTCTTGGAATGGATTCTCGATGACGGTGCTCACGCGCCGTCCATAAGTTTCGCAGCCTTCCAGAAATTGTAGACAGTCCCTTATGGTGTTATCTTTAACGACAATCAAATGCTTAGACAAATTTTCCAAAAATGATAAGAAGCAGCGCTTAGTGTAGAACCACGTGTCTGTCCCCAACCGCTTGTTGAAAGGCTCGAGTGATTTAATAACTCTCGAAATGCCAAACTCGTAGTTCCCTTTAGCGCAATACAAAGTACCGATGACTAAGTTAACGATACACAAGTGGTAAAACTTTTTCTGAGGATCCTCAAAAATTTGCTGTTCTTCCTCTTTCTCTATTTTACGCATTATATCTTCTGCTTCCTCATTTTGAGATGTCATGATGTAAGAGACGCACAAGTTTGCTAGTACGACTGCGCTTATTTCTAAAATGTTATCGTACTGCTTCTTGACAATCGGCTCGTAGAAACTAGCCGCCTCCTTGTACTTATTTTCTTGCATGAAGAGAACATGCGCTACGTTCAGACGCCAAACGTCAGATTCGTTACAGAATTCGACAGATTTCCTGAATATCTTCTCGACCTGTCCGTAATTTTCCATATCCCAATAAATTTTTGCTTGTGCCATAACCACAGGAATATATCTCTCTAAAGCTTCTTCATATTCCACAACAGCTTTTTTAACTTGATCATTATCTCCTTGGGATCGACTTTCTTGAACAACCTTTGTAAGTTTTCTCAATTGTTCGGCATGTTTCGAAGCAATATCTTCATATTTCTGAAAAGCCTCTTCAGGTGAAGTTTGACTTGTTATAATAGCGTCCAAGAAGTCATACAAATATGGTgtcaaatatttgtatgtaaactGTGCGTTTTCTGCTAAAACATCTGCTGCCAAATCATAATACTCGAACTTGCAGTAGAGAAGCAATAAATTAGCGAATGTTTCGGGAGGAAACGGGTCTTGTTGTAAAAGAAAATGGAGTTTTTCAAACCCGTCAGTTGGTTTAATATCTATTGAAGTCAAGGCCACGTTGTGTAATGTTACGGCATCTAGTTCATGCTCGTGTCTGGGAGGCATATCATTAAGAGCTTCCCTTGCGGCTTCAATATTTTTCAATTGGTACTCGATAGCCGCCTTGAGATTAAATACCTCAGTGAGTGCAGTCTCGTGAAGTGTAAGCGTATTACCCACAGACTTTACTTCCGAAGTCTCTGCTTGCATACCTACTGCTAGTTCCGGATGATCACGAATACCTCTTTCTATCACAAGAGTTATGTGTTTTAAAGCCTGTGGGTACTCCTTGAGCTTAAAGTAACAAAGTGCCACATTGTAATGAAGATGAGCATTAAAACCCAGCACGCTCAGACTGCGTGAAAACTTCTGCAATGCCTCCTCATGCTGATTTTCTTTGTATAGTAAACATCCGAGGTTTATATCTTTGTCAACATCATCCTGAATGTAAGAGTCTACTAGGCTTTTGGCTGCAATGGTATCTTCTTCTCCATATTTTATAGCGGATTGCAATTTGATGACTGTCCTTTCCAGCTCTGGAGCGGTAATTTGCATGGTAATTTTATAGGCCTCATCAAACATGGATGCTTCGTATAATGCTTGAGCGAAGTATAGTTTATATTCTGGCACATCTGGGTGCATGGCGGATAGTTGCTCGTAACAGTTTGCTGCTTCAACGAAGGCTTGCGTCCTGAAGTAACAGTATCCAAGTAAGGATAATGCTGCTCGATTAGGATTAAAATTGATGGCATCGTTTAGTGCTTTAATGGCGTCCTCGTACCTTGCCTCCTTTATCTGCAAAAACATCAAAGACATAAAATTAAGATGGTATCTATTTAGCATTGCTGAGACTTGCGCaatgtttgtttactttattatgtattgaataaatatatattatacatcTGGCACATGCCGCGAGTGAATGTTCCCTTTGAATCTGATATCTTGACGATATGAACAATAAATGCACTTAGATAACATGCATGTGTATGCCCTCTAGACTAGAAATAGGTTGAGTGTTTGTCATCCTCTTGCTTGTAAGTACATGCCATTAAATTATGCTGAAAATTGCTCTTATCCTGTCCTAATTCACTGTCATGCCTGAATATTTTACTTACTTAGTAGATGCATAATGTTTAATACCATTGCTACACGTTCTAGTGTTTTATGGATTACGTTATTTAATTATCTACATCCCTATACAAAACCTTCGAAAGTTAGACTGAATTAAAATCAAGCTCAAGTACGCTGTAATTACTGTAGATATATATCTTTTCTAATGTTGTTGTTCTATCACTAAAAAACAAGTTGATAATCAAAAAATAACCATATCCTATTTTTTTGAAGTTATAAACTGTTacacaactttttttatttttatctattcaGTCACATCGTAACTATAAATCTATAAACATATAAGCGCCGTTGTATCTAAAGTCCCCCTTTACCTTAGTGACGTTCATTTCTTTCCCCATGGTTAAGGCGTTTACGGCGCCAGTAATTAGGTATTACCGTGGACTGAAAAACGGATCGTGGTGCTCACCGTTTTTATCATGTAACGAAAACCGTCAAgctgacaaataaaaaatatagctaTTATAAATCCTATTTCGGTGTCTTTTTCAATTTCATAATGAGTCTAGGTGTACGAACGACAAGAGTAAGTATTAGAGTACGTACCACGATAAATCGAAAAGTTCTCCGAACGGTAAAGTTTCAAAATGCTCATGcataccctatttgggaatacagagCAAAcaagttgtatgccaggattgTACAGGTGGAAGAACGTTCTCTGCCTAACCCGTTGGGAGAGAGGCGGAGTTGATGTATGTTTAACGTGATTGAAATTTTTTTGCGCAGCATTTTTTTGGCAGGAAATGATCTAAACGCTGGAATCCGAAATTTTTCTACAAGCTAACCTTATTACTAAAAACATGAATAAGAAGCTGAGAAGGTAACattaataattcataattttagAATATATACAGacagaataatattaaataggCCTACCTATTGAGATGACTACTTTGTGAACCGGAGATTCAAAGCAAAGAAAGTAAAcgattatttaacttaaaaatgtGGCGTTTAATAGGTATGGTGTTTTAAATTTGCTCAAATACCCatctaatatttttactaacccTTCATTAATGCTTCATGTGGGTAACTTGGTTGCataactttattgttttaatgctTTGTTTGAACACGGTGGTGTTCTTTATTTACTGTATGTTTCAAAAAATTTCTTAGCTTTTTGAGGGAATGGACTGACAGCGATATTACACGATTGCTTATAGTACCGCTCATTCTAGAATTTCTTTCAATGCCATGACGATTGCTTGTTTAACTTACACGCGTACCTATGCAACATTAATGgcatgcattttatttattatttacagattGGTCTCCTAATCTTGTCAGAAACACGAGCAGCCAAGAAGGGAAACCAATTAAGtggctgaaaataaaatgtgGGTTTGAGAAGGTGTTGTTTTTCCGCTATACACACGAGGCCCTCACCCAATTCGACTTATTTCAGGAAAAAAAGGCGATTCCGCGACCTAGGAAGAGGCTAAAGGTACAAAAAAGGCACTAGAACCGATGAATGCAAATCAGCGACCAAAGACACCACTGGTTAGATCAGTTTAAAGCATTTAACACCTTTTCCCATCTCAGAGGCCAAAAAAGGATTAACCGGGCTATGTGTAAAAGGTATAATTCCTCAAGATCTCCACTATTGGTACGAGTATatacctactcaaaaagatATCATAGACAGCACGCTGCCTGAGCCTGATATCACAGAAGAAGATCCAGAAGTActctaaaatattgttttcgtctatttttcctttttagggttccgtaccgaaagggtgccaacggaaccctattattgagactccgctgtctgtctgtctgtctgtccgtccgtccgtctgtcacagggctctattaATTAAACCGTAATAGctggcacttgaaattttggctcatttgattcgtcttgacgactacctacttttggtaaccagg contains the following coding sequences:
- the Ttc30 gene encoding tetratricopeptide repeat domain 30 isoform X1 — encoded protein: MDYLQIKDGQYTKTIYTMIKEARYEDAIKALNDAINFNPNRAALSLLGYCYFRTQAFVEAANCYEQLSAMHPDVPEYKLYFAQALYEASMFDEAYKITMQITAPELERTVIKLQSAIKYGEEDTIAAKSLVDSYIQDDVDKDINLGCLLYKENQHEEALQKFSRSLSVLGFNAHLHYNVALCYFKLKEYPQALKHITLVIERGIRDHPELAVGMQAETSEVKSVGNTLTLHETALTEVFNLKAAIEYQLKNIEAAREALNDMPPRHEHELDAVTLHNVALTSIDIKPTDGFEKLHFLLQQDPFPPETFANLLLLYCKFEYYDLAADVLAENAQFTYKYLTPYLYDFLDAIITSQTSPEEAFQKYEDIASKHAEQLRKLTKVVQESRSQGDNDQVKKAVVEYEEALERYIPVVMAQAKIYWDMENYGQVEKIFRKSVEFCNESDVWRLNVAHVLFMQENKYKEAASFYEPIVKKQYDNILEISAVVLANLCVSYIMTSQNEEAEDIMRKIEKEEEQQIFEDPQKKFYHLCIVNLVIGTLYCAKGNYEFGISRVIKSLEPFNKRLGTDTWFYTKRCFLSFLENLSKHLIVVKDNTIRDCLQFLEGCETYGRRVSTVIENPFQEEDANTKAKQTVTYEARLLRYMFNKLRNIDDSVTINKYEDLK
- the Ttc30 gene encoding tetratricopeptide repeat domain 30 isoform X2, with translation MIKEARYEDAIKALNDAINFNPNRAALSLLGYCYFRTQAFVEAANCYEQLSAMHPDVPEYKLYFAQALYEASMFDEAYKITMQITAPELERTVIKLQSAIKYGEEDTIAAKSLVDSYIQDDVDKDINLGCLLYKENQHEEALQKFSRSLSVLGFNAHLHYNVALCYFKLKEYPQALKHITLVIERGIRDHPELAVGMQAETSEVKSVGNTLTLHETALTEVFNLKAAIEYQLKNIEAAREALNDMPPRHEHELDAVTLHNVALTSIDIKPTDGFEKLHFLLQQDPFPPETFANLLLLYCKFEYYDLAADVLAENAQFTYKYLTPYLYDFLDAIITSQTSPEEAFQKYEDIASKHAEQLRKLTKVVQESRSQGDNDQVKKAVVEYEEALERYIPVVMAQAKIYWDMENYGQVEKIFRKSVEFCNESDVWRLNVAHVLFMQENKYKEAASFYEPIVKKQYDNILEISAVVLANLCVSYIMTSQNEEAEDIMRKIEKEEEQQIFEDPQKKFYHLCIVNLVIGTLYCAKGNYEFGISRVIKSLEPFNKRLGTDTWFYTKRCFLSFLENLSKHLIVVKDNTIRDCLQFLEGCETYGRRVSTVIENPFQEEDANTKAKQTVTYEARLLRYMFNKLRNIDDSVTINKYEDLK